One segment of Synechococcus sp. A15-24 DNA contains the following:
- a CDS encoding prolyl oligopeptidase family serine peptidase has protein sequence MAPTPLPASIAVGKLPGLKEPQLLEGPDQRIWLIWLEQRPQEKGRTTALIRPFGAAELSPTELTPSPISLRSRVHDYGGGVLCSGMDGETLLLVWIADGALWRQDWRLPLLGDNRPEPLMDPLKLTRDGDWQLADGLLDLKRRRWLGIREINGVDQLVSADMDATEQEPELRHQPADFAGYGCLSADGTQLAWVEWQQPAMPWQSSELWCADLSPSGELSEARPIAGGEGVSVFQPQWLQDGSLLVAEDSEGWWNLKRRRPGSTTWETPWPMTAETAMPQWIYGMSTTAWDGEQLLAATCADGCWSLQRLSLDGTVTYIDQPFDDLAGLRALNGRAVAVASNSSSMAGLLELTLSPTAPCSWVHTPAMERPIAQADISVAEPIWFAGHAGQRTHAWYYPPQGQPPTPAPLLVKSHSGPTAMARRGLSLAIQYWTSHGWGVVDVNYGGSTGFGRAYRERLNGGWGVVDVADCAAAAQALISSGRAHPDQIAIEGGSAGGFTTLAGLCFSDVFRAGACRYAVCDLTAMAQDTHRFEACYLDSLVGDWPAERERYEQRSPLLHAEQITCPVLFFQGLQDKVVPPEQTQRMADALRSSGIPAEVRLFDDEGHGFRNQETQIQVLEQTESFFRRHLDLKP, from the coding sequence ATGGCTCCGACCCCCCTTCCGGCATCGATCGCCGTCGGCAAGCTTCCTGGCCTTAAGGAGCCACAACTGCTGGAGGGGCCGGATCAGCGAATCTGGCTGATCTGGCTGGAACAGCGACCTCAGGAAAAAGGGCGCACCACGGCCCTGATCCGCCCCTTCGGCGCTGCGGAGCTGAGTCCGACGGAACTCACTCCTTCACCGATCAGCCTGCGCAGCCGGGTGCATGACTACGGCGGCGGCGTGTTGTGCAGCGGCATGGATGGCGAAACGTTGCTGCTGGTGTGGATCGCCGACGGAGCACTGTGGCGCCAGGACTGGCGGCTCCCGCTGCTGGGGGACAACAGGCCTGAGCCACTGATGGATCCTTTGAAGCTGACGCGCGATGGCGACTGGCAGCTGGCGGATGGCCTGCTGGATCTGAAGCGCCGCCGCTGGCTTGGTATCCGCGAGATCAATGGCGTGGATCAACTGGTGAGCGCCGACATGGATGCAACGGAACAAGAGCCGGAGCTGCGGCATCAGCCGGCGGACTTCGCCGGCTATGGCTGTCTCAGTGCGGATGGCACGCAACTGGCCTGGGTGGAATGGCAGCAACCGGCCATGCCCTGGCAGAGCAGTGAACTGTGGTGCGCCGATCTCAGCCCATCCGGCGAACTGAGTGAAGCGCGGCCGATTGCTGGCGGTGAAGGGGTGTCAGTGTTCCAGCCCCAATGGCTGCAGGACGGATCGCTGCTGGTGGCGGAAGACAGCGAGGGTTGGTGGAACCTGAAGCGACGGCGACCAGGGAGCACCACCTGGGAGACCCCCTGGCCGATGACGGCAGAAACCGCGATGCCGCAGTGGATCTACGGCATGAGCACCACGGCCTGGGATGGGGAACAACTTCTCGCTGCAACCTGCGCTGATGGCTGCTGGTCGCTCCAACGCCTGAGCCTGGACGGCACGGTTACTTACATCGATCAACCCTTCGACGACCTGGCCGGGCTGCGGGCCCTCAACGGTCGCGCCGTGGCCGTGGCCAGCAACAGCAGCTCCATGGCCGGGCTGCTGGAACTGACCCTGTCTCCAACAGCCCCATGCTCCTGGGTCCACACCCCTGCGATGGAGAGGCCGATCGCCCAGGCCGACATCAGCGTGGCGGAACCGATCTGGTTCGCCGGTCATGCCGGCCAACGCACCCACGCCTGGTACTACCCGCCCCAGGGACAACCACCCACACCAGCGCCGCTGTTGGTGAAAAGCCACAGCGGCCCGACAGCGATGGCCCGCCGCGGCCTCAGCTTGGCGATTCAGTACTGGACCAGCCACGGTTGGGGCGTGGTGGACGTGAACTACGGCGGATCCACCGGTTTTGGCCGGGCCTACCGGGAACGGCTGAACGGCGGCTGGGGGGTGGTGGATGTGGCGGACTGCGCCGCCGCAGCCCAAGCCCTCATCAGCTCCGGTCGCGCCCATCCCGACCAGATCGCCATCGAAGGGGGCAGCGCCGGTGGCTTCACCACCTTGGCGGGCCTCTGCTTCAGCGATGTGTTCCGCGCCGGCGCCTGCCGCTATGCCGTCTGTGATCTCACAGCCATGGCCCAGGACACCCACCGCTTTGAGGCTTGTTACCTGGACAGCCTGGTCGGCGATTGGCCCGCCGAGCGAGAACGCTATGAGCAACGCTCACCCCTGCTTCACGCCGAGCAGATCACCTGCCCTGTGCTGTTCTTCCAGGGCCTGCAGGACAAGGTGGTGCCACCGGAACAAACCCAACGCATGGCCGATGCCCTGCGTAGCAGTGGGATCCCGGCGGAGGTGCGGCTGTTCGACGACGAAGGGCACGGATTCCGAAACCAGGAAACCCAGATCCAGGTTCTGGAACAGACGGAATCCTTTTTTCGGCGCCACCTCGACCTCAAGCCATGA
- a CDS encoding class I SAM-dependent DNA methyltransferase produces MADSNLSAFIWSVADLLRGDYKQSDYGKVILPFTVLRRLDCVLEPTKADVLEEKALREGQGLDPEPFMLRKAGHLFCNSSALDMQRLMGDADNIGENLRSYVQAFSPAVRDIFESFEFHLQVDRLEKANLLYLITEKFSQIDLHPETVSNAEMGLVFEELIRKFAELSNETAGEHFTPREVIRLMVNLIFIEDDEALTQPGIVRSLYDPASGTGGMLSVAEEHLVSHNSSARLVLSGQELNPESYAICKADMLIKGQDINSICFGNTLSDDQLSEEKYDYMLSNPPFGVEWKKIKKEIEAEHKAMGFAGRFGPGLPRVSDGSLLFLMHLISKMRPAQDGGCR; encoded by the coding sequence GTGGCCGACAGCAATCTCTCAGCCTTCATCTGGTCCGTTGCTGACCTACTACGCGGCGACTACAAGCAGAGCGACTACGGCAAGGTCATCCTCCCGTTCACCGTCCTGAGAAGGCTCGACTGCGTCCTGGAGCCCACCAAGGCAGACGTCTTAGAAGAGAAGGCCCTCAGAGAGGGACAGGGGCTCGACCCAGAGCCGTTCATGCTGCGCAAGGCAGGCCATCTCTTCTGCAACAGCTCAGCGCTGGACATGCAGCGGCTGATGGGTGACGCGGACAACATCGGCGAGAACCTGCGCTCCTACGTCCAAGCCTTCAGCCCTGCGGTACGGGACATCTTTGAGAGCTTCGAGTTCCACCTCCAGGTGGACCGGCTCGAGAAAGCCAACCTGCTGTATCTAATAACCGAGAAGTTTTCTCAGATCGACCTGCACCCAGAAACGGTGAGCAACGCCGAAATGGGTCTGGTCTTTGAGGAGCTGATCCGCAAGTTCGCAGAACTCTCCAACGAGACCGCTGGAGAGCACTTCACCCCGCGTGAGGTGATCCGCCTGATGGTGAACCTGATCTTCATCGAAGACGACGAGGCACTCACCCAGCCCGGCATCGTCCGCAGCCTCTACGACCCAGCCTCTGGAACCGGCGGAATGCTGAGCGTGGCTGAGGAGCACTTGGTGAGCCACAACAGCTCAGCTCGCCTGGTGCTGTCTGGCCAGGAACTCAACCCCGAGTCCTACGCCATCTGCAAGGCAGACATGCTGATCAAGGGGCAGGACATCAACAGCATTTGCTTCGGCAACACCCTCTCGGACGACCAGCTCTCAGAGGAGAAGTACGACTACATGCTCTCCAACCCACCGTTTGGCGTGGAGTGGAAAAAGATCAAAAAGGAAATCGAAGCCGAACACAAGGCCATGGGTTTCGCAGGACGATTTGGTCCAGGGCTGCCAAGGGTCAGTGATGGCTCACTGCTTTTCCTGATGCACCTGATCAGCAAAATGCGCCCGGCTCAAGACGGTGGCTGCAGGTGA
- a CDS encoding SufS family cysteine desulfurase — MTTSSAVKYRDDMGVLSDRYRADFPIFGQRAPDGRPLIYLDHAATSQKPRQVLQALEHYYAADNANVHRGAHQLSARATESFEAARTVTAEFVRAASPREIVFTRNASEAINLVARSWGDANLREGDEVLLTLMEHHSNLVPWQLLAQRTGCVLRHVGITETGELDLEDFRSKLSDRTRLVSLVHISNALGCCNPLDQVIPAAHAAGALVLVDACQSLAHKPIDVAGLDVDFLVGSSHKLCGPTGMGFLWAREALLEAMPPFLGGGEMIQDVFLDHSTWAVLPHKFEAGTPAIGEAVGMGAAIRYLQAIGLEAIQVWEAQLTRHLFERLQAIEGVRVLGPTPEQQPDRGALATFLVDGVHANDIAALMDASGICIRSGHHCCQPLHRHYGVTASARASLSFISTFEEIDRFSEELTSTIGFLREHG; from the coding sequence ATGACAACAAGTTCTGCTGTGAAATATCGCGATGATATGGGTGTGCTATCTGATCGATATCGTGCCGATTTCCCGATCTTTGGCCAGCGTGCGCCGGATGGCCGCCCGCTGATTTACCTCGATCACGCCGCCACCAGTCAGAAGCCGCGCCAGGTGTTGCAGGCCCTGGAGCATTACTACGCCGCAGACAACGCCAACGTTCATCGCGGTGCTCATCAGCTCAGTGCCCGGGCCACCGAATCCTTTGAAGCAGCCCGCACGGTGACGGCGGAGTTCGTGCGCGCCGCCAGCCCGCGCGAAATCGTGTTCACCCGTAACGCCAGCGAGGCGATCAATCTCGTGGCCCGCAGCTGGGGTGACGCCAATCTGCGTGAGGGGGATGAGGTGTTGCTCACGCTGATGGAGCACCACAGCAATCTGGTGCCCTGGCAGTTGCTGGCCCAGCGCACCGGCTGTGTTCTGCGCCATGTGGGAATCACGGAGACCGGTGAGCTGGATCTCGAAGACTTCCGCAGCAAGCTCAGCGACCGCACCCGCCTGGTGAGCCTGGTGCACATCAGCAATGCCCTGGGTTGCTGCAATCCCCTGGACCAGGTGATCCCCGCGGCCCACGCCGCTGGAGCCCTGGTGCTGGTGGATGCCTGCCAGAGCCTGGCCCACAAGCCAATTGATGTGGCTGGGCTCGATGTTGATTTTCTGGTGGGCTCCTCCCACAAGCTCTGCGGCCCAACGGGAATGGGCTTCCTCTGGGCGCGGGAAGCGTTGCTGGAGGCGATGCCGCCGTTCCTGGGTGGCGGCGAGATGATTCAGGACGTGTTTCTCGATCACAGCACCTGGGCGGTGCTGCCCCACAAATTCGAGGCCGGCACTCCAGCCATCGGTGAAGCGGTGGGCATGGGGGCCGCGATTCGCTATCTGCAAGCCATCGGGCTGGAGGCGATTCAGGTCTGGGAAGCGCAGCTCACCCGCCACCTGTTCGAACGGCTCCAGGCCATCGAGGGTGTACGGGTTCTGGGGCCCACGCCGGAACAGCAGCCGGATCGCGGTGCGCTTGCCACCTTCCTGGTTGACGGCGTCCATGCCAACGACATCGCTGCCTTGATGGATGCCTCAGGGATCTGCATCCGCAGTGGCCACCACTGCTGTCAGCCCCTTCACCGCCATTACGGCGTGACGGCGTCGGCCCGGGCCAGCCTCAGTTTCATCAGCACCTTTGAAGAAATTGATCGGTTCAGCGAGGAGTTGACGTCCACCATCGGCTTTCTGAGAGAGCACGGTTGA
- a CDS encoding DUF3747 domain-containing protein, translating to MAAVSAAQAQGSLFTAVPVDTSKFILVSAPIGNGERSQLNIYEQRSEKRPCFAVSGSSPAIVDPLLSTFDFTGICNRYIDGNGYSLRIGGDDLGTRYRLMVVNTGSDMELLAAPTRDRSQPTFLIASTGGAGSDFLKFNLEPGWTLMRRAYGKKTLGHIYVFRDSAPAQ from the coding sequence ATGGCTGCCGTATCAGCAGCCCAGGCCCAGGGATCGCTGTTCACGGCTGTGCCTGTGGACACCAGCAAGTTCATCCTGGTGTCGGCCCCGATAGGCAACGGCGAGCGCTCACAGCTCAATATCTACGAGCAGCGGTCTGAGAAGCGCCCCTGCTTCGCCGTCAGCGGCAGCTCACCCGCCATCGTCGATCCCTTGTTGTCGACCTTTGATTTCACCGGGATCTGTAACCGCTACATCGACGGCAACGGCTATTCCCTGCGCATCGGTGGCGATGACCTCGGCACCCGTTACCGCCTCATGGTGGTGAACACCGGCAGCGACATGGAGCTGCTGGCAGCACCGACAAGGGATCGCAGCCAACCCACCTTCCTTATTGCCAGCACCGGTGGTGCCGGCAGTGACTTCCTCAAATTTAACCTGGAGCCCGGCTGGACCCTGATGCGTCGTGCCTACGGCAAGAAGACCCTTGGCCACATCTACGTGTTCCGAGACAGCGCTCCAGCCCAGTGA
- the def gene encoding peptide deformylase: MAGSFAQLARAAEQSRDTMLVPKTALDTPPLEIHTLGAEVLRQSARRIGKVTEQTRELARDMLRSMYTAKGIGLAAPQVGIHQQLLVIDLDLENAATPPLVLINPEISAASASIDTYEEGCLSIPGVYLDVVRPTAIELSFRDEMGRPRKMKANGLMARCIQHEMDHLKGVLFVDRVTDEAGLEKELKDHGFQSQHVKSVS; encoded by the coding sequence TTGGCCGGGAGTTTTGCGCAGCTGGCCCGAGCGGCTGAACAGTCGCGGGACACGATGTTGGTTCCGAAGACGGCGCTCGACACCCCTCCGCTGGAGATTCACACCCTCGGAGCTGAAGTGTTGCGTCAGTCGGCCCGGCGCATAGGCAAGGTGACCGAGCAGACCCGCGAGCTAGCTCGGGACATGCTCAGAAGCATGTACACAGCCAAGGGCATTGGACTGGCGGCTCCGCAGGTGGGGATTCATCAGCAGCTGCTGGTGATCGACCTCGACCTGGAGAACGCCGCGACACCTCCGCTGGTGTTGATCAACCCTGAGATCAGTGCCGCCAGCGCAAGCATCGACACCTATGAGGAGGGTTGTCTCAGCATTCCCGGTGTTTACCTCGATGTGGTCAGGCCGACCGCCATTGAGCTCAGCTTCCGTGATGAGATGGGACGGCCGAGAAAGATGAAGGCCAATGGCCTGATGGCCCGCTGCATCCAGCACGAGATGGATCATCTCAAGGGTGTGTTGTTTGTGGATCGCGTCACCGATGAAGCCGGTCTTGAGAAGGAATTGAAGGATCATGGTTTCCAGAGCCAGCACGTTAAGAGCGTTTCCTGA
- the sufD gene encoding Fe-S cluster assembly protein SufD produces MASAVLAPVQERGRAALERLGLPTRRQESWRLTDLKRLEALARLPLSAVVAPPAIPPVAAGVHRLVLDGQGDPLDGVVMPEGLSVLSAVELEQALGHTLDRCGCAGSWPVELNHASARQVLALRVRGAVAPLELVLTGAAGLTATRVVLLVEEKASLDLLQVLHSDGASAHSHVLEVHLGQEAQLRHGLLATADGQASLLAHLAVEQEPRSRYVFTSVVQGWDLARVEPRVVQVDGQATTELKGLAVSQAEQQLATHTAVRFDGPEGELDQLQKCLAGGRSHAIFNGAIQVPRDAQRTNAAQLSRNLLLSERARVDTKPELEIVADDVRCAHGATVSQLQEDELFYLQSRGIAAADAAALLLRGACQEVIEHLPASAEAWGPLERVMAGLSR; encoded by the coding sequence ATGGCAAGCGCGGTGTTGGCACCGGTTCAGGAGCGCGGACGGGCCGCATTGGAGAGGCTCGGTTTGCCGACCCGCCGCCAGGAGTCGTGGCGGCTCACGGATCTCAAACGCCTGGAGGCGTTGGCGCGGCTCCCCCTGAGTGCAGTTGTGGCGCCCCCAGCAATCCCTCCAGTCGCAGCAGGTGTGCACCGGTTGGTGCTCGATGGTCAGGGTGACCCCCTCGACGGTGTTGTTATGCCGGAGGGATTGAGTGTCCTCTCCGCGGTGGAACTGGAGCAGGCGTTGGGTCACACCCTGGATCGCTGCGGCTGTGCCGGTAGCTGGCCCGTGGAACTCAACCATGCCTCGGCGCGGCAGGTGTTGGCCCTACGGGTGCGTGGTGCGGTAGCTCCCTTGGAGCTGGTGCTGACCGGTGCTGCTGGTCTGACGGCCACCCGGGTTGTGCTGTTGGTGGAGGAGAAGGCGAGCCTGGATCTGCTGCAGGTGCTGCATTCCGATGGGGCCTCGGCCCATAGCCATGTGCTGGAGGTGCACCTGGGCCAGGAAGCCCAGCTGCGCCACGGACTGCTGGCCACGGCTGACGGTCAGGCGTCGTTGCTCGCCCATTTGGCGGTGGAGCAGGAGCCCCGCAGCCGTTATGTCTTCACCTCTGTGGTGCAGGGATGGGATCTGGCGCGGGTTGAGCCACGGGTAGTGCAGGTGGATGGACAGGCGACCACAGAGCTCAAGGGTCTGGCGGTCAGTCAGGCGGAGCAGCAGTTGGCCACCCACACGGCTGTGCGTTTCGACGGACCGGAGGGGGAGCTGGATCAGCTGCAGAAATGCCTGGCCGGCGGTCGCTCCCATGCCATCTTCAACGGTGCCATTCAGGTGCCCCGGGACGCGCAGCGCACCAATGCGGCACAGCTCAGCCGCAATCTGCTGCTGTCCGAGCGGGCGCGGGTGGACACCAAGCCCGAGTTGGAGATCGTGGCCGACGATGTCCGTTGCGCCCATGGCGCCACGGTGAGTCAGTTGCAGGAAGACGAGTTGTTCTATCTGCAGAGTCGCGGGATCGCCGCCGCTGATGCTGCCGCTCTGTTGCTGCGGGGGGCCTGCCAGGAGGTGATCGAGCACCTGCCGGCCTCGGCGGAGGCCTGGGGCCCCCTGGAGCGGGTGATGGCGGGGTTGAGCCGATGA